One Lentisphaerota bacterium genomic region harbors:
- the yajC gene encoding preprotein translocase subunit YajC gives MDSLNVTLAQAQPGGLGMMVPILLMLGIFYFMMIRPQQRKEKERQKQIAELRAGQRVLFGGGFIGKVVECKAHTFMVEIAAGVIVEIARGAITRTLADDEAIKADPA, from the coding sequence ATGGACAGTTTGAATGTGACGCTCGCGCAGGCCCAGCCGGGCGGCTTGGGCATGATGGTGCCGATTCTCCTGATGCTGGGCATCTTCTACTTCATGATGATCCGGCCGCAGCAGCGCAAGGAGAAGGAGCGGCAGAAGCAGATCGCCGAGCTGCGGGCCGGCCAGCGGGTGCTGTTCGGCGGCGGGTTCATCGGCAAGGTGGTCGAGTGCAAGGCGCACACCTTCATGGTCGAGATCGCCGCCGGCGTCATCGTCGAGATCGCGCGCGGCGCGATCACCCGCACGCTCGCCGACGATGAAGCGATCAAGGCGGATCCCGCGTAA